A window of Paenibacillus phoenicis genomic DNA:
CCATTGTACCATGTTTGACGGGCTTGAGCTTGTCCAGGAGCAGATCTGAGGCGGAACAGGAAATGTGGTTGCATGTCCGGGATGGTTGGTGTACACTCGCATTCGAATGGCTTTATCCTTTATCCCGATTGCAGGAGGTTGTTGAGGTGGGAAGCAGGGTGACACCCGTTTTTATATTGTCCGGATTTTTAGGAAGCGGTAAAACGACGCTGCTCCAGCGGCTGATCCGTCACTGGCAGGAGCAGGGGCTTCGTCCGGCCGTGATCATGAACGAAATCGGAGACGTCAATCTCGATGGATTGCTCGTTTCCAGCGAAGTGCCGATGGCGGAGATGCTGGGCGGCTGTATTTGCTGCACGATTCGCGGCGACTTGAGCGTGCAGATGGCGGAGCTGATCGAAGGGGAGAAGCCGGACCTGATCGTTATTGAGGCGACAGGCGCGGGCAATCCGATGGAAATCTTTGATGCGGTGACCGAAGTGTCGCTTTATCTCAAACTGGACATCAAGCCGATGGTGACCGTGGTGGATGCAGCCCATCTGGCCGAGCTGTACGCATCCCAGCAGGGGAAGTCCTACCGGCTTATGGTGGAGCAGATCCGCTGCGGGTCCGTATTGATCTTAAATAAAATGGACTTGCTTGAGCCTGATCGCCAGCAGGAAATGACGGCGTTTCTTCGCCGCATGAACCCTTACGCTCGAATCATTCCGGCAGTGAAATGTGAAGTTGATTTGCCGTCATTATGGGCGCAACACCAAGCTCATGATCACACCCACGATCATGAGGGTCACAACCACGAGCATCACCATGATCATCATGCGGCGCATAGTCATGATCATCACCATGGACATCCTCACGCGTCGCATGAGCATGTTACTGTCTATACGCACTATTTCGACGGGCCGGTGGACAGCGAGGACTTTGAGCGATTTATTGCCGAGCTGCCCCGGGAAGTCTACCGCGGCAAAGGGGTTTTGCGATTTACCGATACAGCCAGCCGGTTCCTGTTCCAATATGCGTATAGGGAAGCCGATTACCTGAAAATCACACCGCAAGGGGACGTGCCTGACGTTGCCGTGTTTATCGGAGAGCACTTCGACAAGCAGGGTTTAGCACAGCGGCTGCACGCCCTGGAGCGCAACGTATCGGATAATAGTAACGAACGTTAAGCCAAATTGACCAAGAGAACCGCGAGTCCATCGCGGTTTTCTTCTTTTTGGCGTCGATTAAATTAAATCTCCCCGGGGTAACCTAAAACTGCTTTTTTCTTGAAGAGGGAGAGAATCACATGAATGGAAAATCGAAAAACTCCACGAAGTTCGTTCCTTATGTGTCAGCTAAGCGCTCCTTGCCGTCGTTTTCGGGATCATTTTGGCCGTTGTGTTTGCCGCGGCGAACGCCTATCTAGGGCTGAAAATCGGTCTGACCGTCAGCGCCTCCATTCCGGCGGTGGTGATATCCTTGGCGGTGCTGCGAGGGCTATTCCGGCGCAAATCGATCCTGGAAAACAACATCGTGCAGACGATGACAACCGCCGGTGAAGCGGTGGCGGCTGGCGCCATCTTTACCCTCCCGGCGCTGTATATGTGGGATTTGAATCCCAGCCAGCAAATGATCAGCTTTGTCGTGCTGATCGGCGGGTTCCTGGGCGTAGCCATGATGGTTCCGCTAAGACGGCTGTTGATCGTGAATGAACATGAAACGCTGCCTTATCCGGAAGGGACGGCCTGTGCCGAGGTGCTGGTCTCCGGGGAGACCGTCGGCCGGAGCGCCCGCATGGTCTCGCTTGGCTTTGGCGTTGGCGGCCTGGTCAAAGCGTTAGGCGATGGCTTCATGTTATTTAAGACGGAGATTGAAACAACAATCTTTCGCTTCAGAAACGCCGTCATCGGGATGGATACGTATCCAGCCCTGCTGGGCGTTGGCTATATTATCGGGCCGCGGATCGCCGGGCAAATGCTGGCCGGCGGGATTCTGGCCTGGCTGGTGCTGATTCCGATGATCGGCTTTTTTGGCGCCAACTCGGCGGGGGCAGTAGCGCCTTCGCTGTCCCCAATCGCCGAACTTGATGCCTGGGGGATTTGGGGCGATTACATTCGCTATATCGGCGCAGGGGCGGTAGCCGCCGGCGGCTTGATTACGCTCATAAAAACGTTGCCGATGCTGTACAGCTCCTTGCGCTCCACGCTGAACGGCCTGATGCAGCGCTCCGCATTCAACGAGAAGACGACGATCGACCGCACCAAAAACAACGTCACCTGAAAGCGCCCGAACTTAACCTGTTGGAGATGATCCCTTGCTTGCAGCCGCATCTGAAGGTGGCGACAGGGGAGGATGGACGGACCGAACTGTTGCTGCCTCGCCGCAGTTGGCTGGAGCGTCAATCGGTTCGTTATCTGAAACAACCGCCGGTCATTCATGTGCACCTCGATGAGCTTGGGAGCGAGGTCGTATCCCGCTGCGACGGCACCCATACGGTAGGTGAGATCGCCGAAACGGTCAAGACGAGGTTCGGGGAAGCCGCAGAGCCGCTCCTGCCAAGGCTTCGCAAATTTATTGAGATCCTGGAAGCGAATGGCTGGCTTCGCTGGGCGGAAGAACGGCAGAAGGAGCAACCCGGGTAAGCGTGGATCCCTTGTCGGACGTAAAAGGGGAAAGGGTGCAACCTTTTTGGTGGACAGGCCGTCTAGGAGGGGCAGAGGTGATAAAGACATGAATAAAACAAAACTAAAATCCAAACTGAATAACCACCGCAAGATAAAACTGGCTGCCAGCCTTATGATGACCAGTTCGCTGCTTCTGGCCTCCTCTGTGTCCGCCTTCAGCGATGTTCAAGGACAGGACGCGAAGATAACGGAAGCTTTGCAACAGAAAGGGATCATTCAAGGGATCACGAAAGACCATTTCGTTCCGCTCGGCAAGCTGACCGGTGCGCAAGGTATTCATATGATCGTGAAGGCGTTGGAGCTCAAGCCGAAAGCCGGCGGCTCACTGCAACCTTCGGGTCATACTGAATGGTACGCATCCTCGCTGCGGATTGCAGAGGATAACGGCATTAAGTTGCCGAAGGATTTTGCGCCTAATGCCGAGCTGAGCCGGGAAGCCTTCGCCGATCTTCTGATGCAGGCCATTAACGTCACGGGAAATTACCCGACCATTAAAATGTATATTGAGGTCGCCGATGCCGACCAAATGAATCCGGATTATGCGAACAGCATTCAGACCTTGCTGCTGATGAAGATCGCTAGTCTGGATGAGCAGGGGGAATTTCACCCGAAACAGGCGATTACGCGGATTGAAGCAGCCCGGCTCGTTCACAATGCTGCTGATTTCGTAAACAAATATAAGGAAGCGGAGCAAGACGTGCAGGATCAGGTGAGCTTTGAAGTCGAGAAAGTAAATGAGCAAATCAATAAAGTGGTCCTGACCCGGGCCCAGCAGCCGAATCCGGGCTACGGCATACGCGTCGCCAAAGTCGAGTTCACAGGGAAAACGGCTACCGTGTATTATGAGTTGCTATCCCCTGAGCCCGATAAAGATTACATCCAAGTTATCACCGATACGAAAGCGGAAACGTACGTCTCCAGCGAGTATCAGGTGGAAATCAAGCGTTTGTCCGAATAACGGCAAAAGGAAACAACCGTTCCTAATCATCAGGAACGGTTGTTTTTATTAACTCGGATTCGCCACCGGCGAGATCGCTGGACCGGCGCCGGGTACGGCTGGTGCCTCAGCAGCTCCCGACTGCAGCCGGTACATCTGATAGTACCGTCCGCCCAGGGCGAGCAGCTCTTCGTGCGTACCGCGTTCGACGATTTCACCTCGGTGCAGAACGAGGATCTGATCGGCGCTGCGGATCGTCGACAGCCGGTGCGCAATGATGAAGGTCGTCCGGCCGCGTTTCAGTACCTCCAGCGCGGATTGAATCAACGCTTCGGTTTCCGTATCGATGTTGGCGGTCGCCTCATCGAGAATGAGGATCGCCGGATCGAAGGCGAGCGCCCGCGCGAAGGAGATCAACTGACGTTCGCCGGCGGACAGCGTGCTGCCTTTTTCCACGACCGGTTCGTCTAGACCTTTCGGCAAGTGGGCCAAAATCCGGTCCGCGCCAACGTCGATCAGCGCTTTCTCCGCCTTCTCGCGGGAGATGCGTTCGTCCCCCAGCGTGACATTCGACAGAATCGTCCCGGTGAACAGGTACGGATCCTGGAGGACGATCCCCATATGCTGGCGGATCCACTGCTTCGGCAGCTCCGTTACCGGCTTACCGTCGATCGTGATCGTTCCTTTCTGCGGATCGTAGAACCGGAACAGCAGGTTGATGATCGAGCTTTTGCCGGAGCCTGTGTGTCCGACCAACGCAACCGTCTGGCCTTGCTTCGCCTCAAAGGAAATATTTTTCAATACATAGTCCTTCTTGTAGGCGAACGAGACGTCCTTAAACTCCACATTGCCTTTGTAGCGCGGCATCGAGCCGTCCACGACAGGCTCACCCGGTTCGTCCATCAGCGCGAACACCCGGCCGGCGGAGACCATCGAGGAATCCAGTGCGGCCAGCTGGTTGACCATCCCGGTGATCGGTTGGAACAACCGTCCAAGCACGTCAACGAAAGCGTACAGTACGCCAAGTGAAATGACGCTGGAACCCCCAAGCTGCACCGAACCGAAATACCAAAGCACGGTCGCAAATGCCAAGTTACGGAGGACATTCACCAGGTTATGCGAAGTGAACGCGTTCAGGTTCAGCATCTTGTTCTGGTGCTTCATGTAATCGCTGTTCAGGTTCTCGAACTCTTCCTTGGTTTGCTCCTCGCGGCGGAAAATCCGGATGATGGACATCCCTTGAATCGATTCGTTAATGATGGCGTTAATTTCACTTAACCGCGAGCGGATAATCGTGTTATATTTCGTCGCGAATTTGCGGTAAAGAACGACCCATAAGTAAATGATCGGAACGACGAATAAGCAGATCAGTCCAAGTCTCACGTCCAGGATAAACAAAGCGATGTACACGCCCAGCATGTTGATGACTCCGGAGAAGAAGTTCGCCAGCACGGCGATAAACAATTCCTTTACCGCCTCCGTGTCGTTGGTGACGCGGGAGACGACTTTCCCGGCAGGCAGATTATCGAAAAAATGCACCGGCAGCCGCTGAATATGGGCGTAGACGTCCATGCGCAGCTTGCGGATAACCTGGTTGGCCGAGGATTGCAGCCAGTAAGTTTTGCCAAATTCCATCACAATGGAAATGGCCAGGAAGACGAAATACCAGACGATAAGCGACAGAATGCCAGGAACCTCCGGCTTGTAAAAAGCAAACAGGCCAGATGCGCTAAGTTGTTGCGCCGGATATTCGCTAATTGCGCCGTCGTTCCCGGTAAGGGTCAGTATGCCGTCTTTAAAGCTGCGGTCGCCGGAGACGTCCGGGATGGCCGCTTCCACGAAGACGAAGCTTTTGCCGACCTGCAGCACGCGGACCTCGGCGCCTTTGGCTTCGCCTTCCGCAAAGCGGTCGCCGCGTTTGAAGTTGCGGCCGTCATACGTGGCGGTATATTTGTCTTTGACCGTGGTTTCGTAAAACGGCTGTTCGATCGCCAGCATATGATCGTCGATCATCGTGCGGGCGATAAACGGGCCGGCCAGTTCGGCCGCGACCCCAATCGCCAGCATGAC
This region includes:
- a CDS encoding OPT family oligopeptide transporter, yielding MFAAANAYLGLKIGLTVSASIPAVVISLAVLRGLFRRKSILENNIVQTMTTAGEAVAAGAIFTLPALYMWDLNPSQQMISFVVLIGGFLGVAMMVPLRRLLIVNEHETLPYPEGTACAEVLVSGETVGRSARMVSLGFGVGGLVKALGDGFMLFKTEIETTIFRFRNAVIGMDTYPALLGVGYIIGPRIAGQMLAGGILAWLVLIPMIGFFGANSAGAVAPSLSPIAELDAWGIWGDYIRYIGAGAVAAGGLITLIKTLPMLYSSLRSTLNGLMQRSAFNEKTTIDRTKNNVT
- a CDS encoding CobW family GTP-binding protein translates to MGSRVTPVFILSGFLGSGKTTLLQRLIRHWQEQGLRPAVIMNEIGDVNLDGLLVSSEVPMAEMLGGCICCTIRGDLSVQMAELIEGEKPDLIVIEATGAGNPMEIFDAVTEVSLYLKLDIKPMVTVVDAAHLAELYASQQGKSYRLMVEQIRCGSVLILNKMDLLEPDRQQEMTAFLRRMNPYARIIPAVKCEVDLPSLWAQHQAHDHTHDHEGHNHEHHHDHHAAHSHDHHHGHPHASHEHVTVYTHYFDGPVDSEDFERFIAELPREVYRGKGVLRFTDTASRFLFQYAYREADYLKITPQGDVPDVAVFIGEHFDKQGLAQRLHALERNVSDNSNER
- a CDS encoding S-layer homology domain-containing protein, translated to MNKTKLKSKLNNHRKIKLAASLMMTSSLLLASSVSAFSDVQGQDAKITEALQQKGIIQGITKDHFVPLGKLTGAQGIHMIVKALELKPKAGGSLQPSGHTEWYASSLRIAEDNGIKLPKDFAPNAELSREAFADLLMQAINVTGNYPTIKMYIEVADADQMNPDYANSIQTLLLMKIASLDEQGEFHPKQAITRIEAARLVHNAADFVNKYKEAEQDVQDQVSFEVEKVNEQINKVVLTRAQQPNPGYGIRVAKVEFTGKTATVYYELLSPEPDKDYIQVITDTKAETYVSSEYQVEIKRLSE
- a CDS encoding PqqD family protein, with protein sequence MQPHLKVATGEDGRTELLLPRRSWLERQSVRYLKQPPVIHVHLDELGSEVVSRCDGTHTVGEIAETVKTRFGEAAEPLLPRLRKFIEILEANGWLRWAEERQKEQPG
- a CDS encoding ABC transporter ATP-binding protein produces the protein MHTHTGKALFKYALTAKKTFILALVMLAIGVAAELAGPFIARTMIDDHMLAIEQPFYETTVKDKYTATYDGRNFKRGDRFAEGEAKGAEVRVLQVGKSFVFVEAAIPDVSGDRSFKDGILTLTGNDGAISEYPAQQLSASGLFAFYKPEVPGILSLIVWYFVFLAISIVMEFGKTYWLQSSANQVIRKLRMDVYAHIQRLPVHFFDNLPAGKVVSRVTNDTEAVKELFIAVLANFFSGVINMLGVYIALFILDVRLGLICLFVVPIIYLWVVLYRKFATKYNTIIRSRLSEINAIINESIQGMSIIRIFRREEQTKEEFENLNSDYMKHQNKMLNLNAFTSHNLVNVLRNLAFATVLWYFGSVQLGGSSVISLGVLYAFVDVLGRLFQPITGMVNQLAALDSSMVSAGRVFALMDEPGEPVVDGSMPRYKGNVEFKDVSFAYKKDYVLKNISFEAKQGQTVALVGHTGSGKSSIINLLFRFYDPQKGTITIDGKPVTELPKQWIRQHMGIVLQDPYLFTGTILSNVTLGDERISREKAEKALIDVGADRILAHLPKGLDEPVVEKGSTLSAGERQLISFARALAFDPAILILDEATANIDTETEALIQSALEVLKRGRTTFIIAHRLSTIRSADQILVLHRGEIVERGTHEELLALGGRYYQMYRLQSGAAEAPAVPGAGPAISPVANPS